A genomic region of Hippoglossus hippoglossus isolate fHipHip1 chromosome 8, fHipHip1.pri, whole genome shotgun sequence contains the following coding sequences:
- the pmp22a gene encoding peripheral myelin protein 22a: MLLILLGVLVMHLIILVLLIVSTAASAWSVGGDNTSDLWYSCMTINGGYHCKLASNEDWIQAVQALMILSVLFCFFSLLAFVFQLFKLVKGGRFFFTAIFQILASLFVMCAAIIYTVMSPDDSSSRQFGYAYVLAWVAFPLSLISGLIYIVLRKKE, encoded by the exons ATGCTGCTCATCCTGCTCGGAGTGCTCGTCATGCACTTGATCATTCTCGTCCTCCTCATCGTGTCCACGGCAGCAAGT GCCTGGTCTGTAGGTGGGGATAATACCTCAGATCTGTGGTACAGCTGCATGACAATCAATGGAGGCTACCACTGCAAGCTGGCCAGCAATGAAG ACTGGATCCAGGCGGTGCAGGCCCTCATGATCCTGTCCGTgctcttctgcttcttttcccTCCTCGCGTTCGTCTTCCAGCTCTTCAAACTTGTGAAGGGCGGACGCTTCTTCTTCACCGCCATCTTCCAGATCTTGGCCA GTTTGTTTGTGATGTGCGCGGCGATCATCTACACCGTGATGAGTCCCGACGACAGCTCTAGCAGGCAGTTCGGCTACGCCTACGTGCTGGCCTGGGTAgccttccccctctctctcatcagTGGCCTCATTTATATCGTCCTGAGGAAGAAAGAATGA